In one window of Festucalex cinctus isolate MCC-2025b chromosome 14, RoL_Fcin_1.0, whole genome shotgun sequence DNA:
- the LOC144000911 gene encoding multiple inositol polyphosphate phosphatase 1-like, with translation MQINIWRILTVYLLGTLGYSSCFLHKARPSIPRIAKYFGTKGRYEEVNPYLLEDILAVNTSILRPPSPQCHPIHLTAIIRHGTRYPTSSIFEHMQKLHQVMKNATPGKESWVCEIQSQWKMWYPEDTDGRLAGKGVDENKHLAVRLSKLFPTLLSEENLRGGFVKFISSSKHRCINSTLSFAAGLTELWNIQDKTFDYEVNDALMKYFAHCTKFLEDVVRNPLALSEVDKFKEGPEMRGVREKIANQLGVPYKNITADMADAAMNFCAYELAIKSVNSPWCQSLDEVDAKIVEYANDLRQFWKRSYGHDINRKSSCILFHDVFSRLDKAASEIKFGQQVSEAVTVQVGHGETLLPLYTLLGFFKDHEPLTSSNYASQQQRSFRPSFVLPYTANLLLALYDCGEGDLRLQPLINEKPARFPGLTESQQASMPLYKDVKEHYKELLQGCDFETECELFSRHNQFSIKEAL, from the exons ATGCAGATCAACATTTGGAGGATCCTTACTGTTTACTTGTTAGGTACTCTTGGCTATTCCAGTTGTTTTCTCCACAAAGCCAGGCCAAGTATACCAAGGATTGCCAAATACTTTGGCACAAAAGGACGGTATGAGGAAGTGAACCCCTATCTTTTAGAGGACATCCTGGCTGTCAACACATCCATCCTGCGGCCTCCATCTCCACAATGCCATCCCATTCATCTGACTGCTATAATAAGACACGGCACGAGATACCCGACAAGCAGCATTTTTGAGCACATGCAAAAGCTGCACCAAGTGATGAAAAATGCCACACCCGGCAAAGAGAGCTGGGTATGTGAGATCCAGAGTCAGTGGAAGATGTGGTATCCTGAGGACACGGACGGTCGGTTAGCCGGGAAAGGCGTGGATGAAAACAAACATCTGGCGGTCAGGCTGTCCAAGCTCTTCCCAACGCTGCTTTCTGAGGAGAACCTTCGAGGAGGATTTGTGAAGTTTATAAGCAGCTCCAAGCACAGGTGCATCAACAGCACTCTGTCCTTCGCGGCAGGACTGACAGAGCTGTGGAATATTCAAG ATAAGACATTTGACTACGAGGTCAACGACGCGCTCATGAAGTATTTTGCCCACTGCACCAAGTTTTTGGAAGACGTTGTCAGGAACCCCTTAGCCCTGTCGGAGGTGGACAAGTTTAAAGAAGGACCAGAGATGAGAGGGGTCCGGGAGAAGATAGCGAACCAACTAGGAGTCCCCTACAAGAACATCACAGCCG ACATGGCTGACGCTGCAATGAACTTTTGTGCTTACGAGTTGGCCATTAAGAGTGTCAACTCTCCTTGGTGTCAGAGCCTGGATGAGGTTGACGCTAAG ATAGTGGAGTATGCAAATGACTTGAGGCAATTCTGGAAGAGAAGCTACGGTCATGATATTAACCGAAAGTCCAGCTGTATTCTTTTCCATGATGTCTTCAGTCGTCTGGACAAAGCTGCCAGCGAAATCAA GTTCGGTCAGCAGGTGTCCGAAGCAGTGACGGTCCAAGTTGGCCACGGAGAGACCCTACTTCCACTGTACACCCTCCTGGGCTTCTTCAAGGACCACGAACCCCTGACGTCATCAAACTACGCCTCGCAACAGCAACGCTCTTTCCGCCCCAGTTTCGTGCTACCGTACACGGCTAACCTGCTACTAGCGTTGTACGACTGCGGGGAAGGAGACTTGAGGTTGCAGCCGCTCATCAATGAGAAACCAGCACGCTTCCCTGGTTTGACTGAGAGTCAGCAGGCATCCATGCCGCTGTATAAAGATGTCAAAGAACACTACAAGGAACTGCTCCAAGGCTGTGACTTTGAGACGGAGTGTGAACTGTTCAGTAGGCATAATCAATTTTCAATTAAGGAGGCCTTATAG